From one Lemur catta isolate mLemCat1 chromosome 5, mLemCat1.pri, whole genome shotgun sequence genomic stretch:
- the AFF4 gene encoding AF4/FMR2 family member 4 isoform X2 gives MNREDRNVLRMKERERRNQEIQQGEDAFPPSSPLFAEPYKVTSKEDKLSSRIQSMLGNYDEMKDFIGDRAIPKLVAIPKPTVPPTADEKSNPNFFEQRHGGSHQSSKWTPVGPAPSTSQSQKRSSGLQSGHSSQRTNAGGSSGTNSSSQRHDRDSYSSSGSSSRKKGQHGSEYSKARSSSPGKPQAVSSLSSSHSRSHGNDHHSKEHQRSKSPRDPDANWDSPSRVPFSSAQHSSQSFPPSLMSKSSSMLQKPTAYVRPMDGQESMEPKLSSEHYSSQSHGNSMTELKPSSKAHLTKLKIPSQPLDASASGDVSCVDEILKEMTHSWPPPLTAIHTPCKTEPSKFPFPTKESQQSSFGPGEQKRYNPSKTSNGHQSKSMLKDDLKLSSSEDSDGEQDCDKTMPRSTPGSNSEPSHHNSEGADNSRDDSSSHSGSESSSGSDSESESSSSDSEANEPSQSASPEPEPPPTNKWQLDNWLNKVNPHKVSPASSVDSNIPSSQGYKKEGREQGTGNSYTDPGGPKETSSTTPGRDSKTIQKGSESGRGRQKSPAQSDSTTQRRTVGKKQPKKAEKAAADEPRGGLKIESETPVDIAASMPSSRHKAATKGSRKPNIKKESKSSPRPTAEKKKYKSTSKSSQKSREIIETDTSSSDSDESESLPPSSQTPKYPESNRTPVKPSSVEEEDSFFRQRMFSPMEEKELLSPLSEPEDRYPLIVKIDLNLLTRIPGKPYKETEPPKGEKKNVPEKHTREAQKQASEKVSNKGKRKHKSEDDSRASESKKPKTEDKNSGGHKPSSNRESSKQSTTKEKDLLPSPAGPVPSKDPKTEHGSRKRTISQSSCLKSSSNSNKENSGSSKNSSSTSKQKKTEGKNSGSSKEVKEKAPNSSSNCPPSAPTPDSSKPRRTKLAFDDRNYSADHYLQEAKKLKHNADALSDRFEKAVYYLDAVVSFIECGNALEKSAQESKSPFLMYSETVDLIKYTMKLKNYLAPDATAADKRLTVLWICTTIGAHLSVLPKG, from the exons ATGAACCGTGAAGACCGGAATGTGCTGCGTATGAAAGAACGGGAAAGGCGGAATCAGGAAATTCAGCAGGGCGAAGACGCCTTCCCCCCCAGCTCTCCTCTCTTTGCTGAGCCGTACAAAGTT ACTAGCAAAGAAGATAAGTTATCAAGTCGTATTCAGAGTATGCTTGGAAACTACGATGAAATGAAGGATTTCATAGGAGACAGAGCTATACCAAAGCTTGTTGCAATTCCCAAGCCTACAGTACCACCGACGGCAGATGAAAAATCTAACCCAAATTTCTTTGAACAGAGACATGGAGGCTCTCATCAGAGTAGCAAATGGACTCCGGTAGGACCTGCACCCAGTACTTCTCAGTCTCAGAAACGGTCCTCAGGCTTACAGAGTGGACATAGTAGCCAGCGGACCAATGCAGGTGGCAGTAGTGGCACCAACAGTAGTAGCCAGAGGCATGACCGTGACTCATATAGCAGTAGTGGGAGTAGTAGCCGGAAAAAAGGCCAGCATGGATCAGAATACTCCAAAGCACGCTCTTCCAGCCCTGGAAAACCCCAGGCTGTTTCTTCACTAAGCTCCAGTCATTCCAGGTCTCATGGGAATGATCACCATAGCAAGGAACATCAACGTTCCAAATCTCCTCGGGACCCTGATGCAAACTGGGATTCTCCTTCCCGTGTACCTTTTTCAAGTGCGCAGCACTCAAGTCAGTCCTTTCCACCTTCGTTGATGTCCAAGTCCAGTTCAATGTTACAGAAGCCCACTGCCTACGTGCGGCCCATGGATGGGCAGGAGTCCATGGAACCCAAGCTGTCCTCTGAGCACTACAGCAGCCAGTCCCACGGCAACAGCATGACTGAGCTGAAGCCCAGCAGCAAGGCACATCTCACCAAGCTGAAAATACCTTCCCAACCACTGGAC GCGTCAGCTTCTGGTGATGTGAGCTGTGTGGATGAAATTCtaaaa GAGATGACGCATTCATGGCCTCCCCCTCTAACGGCTATTCATACACCATGCAAAACAGAAccttccaaatttccttttccaaCTAag gaaTCCCAGCAATCCAGTTTTGGCCCTGGAGAACAAA AAAGATACAATCCTTCTAAAACTTCAAATGGACACCAGTCTAAATC TATGTTAAAAGATGACTTAAAACTAAGCAGCAGTGAAGACAGTGATGGAGAGCAG GATTGTGATAAGACAATGCCAAGGAGTACACCAGGAAG tAACTCTGAACCTTCACACCATAATAGTGAAGGAGCAGATAACTCCAGGGATGATTCTAGTAGCCACAGTGGATCTGAAAGCAGCTCTGGATCCGACTCGGAGAGCGAAAGCAGTTCCAGTGACAGTGAGGCGAATGAGCCGTCCCAGAGCGCGTCTCCTGAG cCTGAACCACCACCAACAAACAAATGGCAACTTGATAATTGGTTGAATAAAGTGAACCCACACAAAGTGTCGCCAGCTTCTTCAGTGGACAGTAACATCCCATCATCTCAAGGCTACAAAAAGGAAGGCCGAGAGCAGGGTACTGGGAACAGCTACACTGATCCAGGTGGACCTAAAGAAACGAGTTCTACTACTCCCGGACGAGACTCCAAAACCATCCAAAAGGGATCAGAAAGTGGGCGCGGGAGGCAGAAATCTCCTGCGCAGAGTGACAGCACAACACAGAGGAGAACTGTCGgcaaaaaacaacccaaaaaggCTGAGAAGGCAGCTGCCGATGAGCCTCGCGGAGGCCTGAAGATAGAAAGCGAGACCCCCGTAGACATAGCGGCCAGCATGCCGTCCAGCAGACACAAAGCAGCCACCAAAGGCTCAAGGAAACCCAACATAAAGAAGGAGTCTAAGTCTTCCCCTCGACCtacagcagagaaaaagaaatacaagtcaACGAGTAAATCATCCCAGAAATCAAGGGAAATCATAGAAACGGATACCTCATCCTCAGATTCGGATGAAAGCGAgagccttcctccttcctcacaAACTCCTAAGTACCCTGAGAGCAATAGGACTCCTGTGAAACCCTCCTCAGTGGAGGAAGAAGATAGCTTTTTCCGGCAACGAATGTTCTCTCCTATGGAAGAGAAGGAACTTCTTTCGCCCCTCAGTGAGCCTGAAGACAGGTACCCACTTATTGTGAAGATTGACCTAAATCTCTTGACTAGAATACCAGGAAAGCCTTACAAAGAAACAGAGCCACCCAAGGGGGAGAAGAAAAATGTGCCAGAAAAGCACACCAGAGAAGCTCAGAAACAAGCCTCAGAAAAAGTTTCCAACAAAGGCAAGAGGAAGCATAAG AGTGAAGATGACAGCCGAGCCAGTGAGAGCAAGAAACCCAAAACGGAGGACAAGAATTCAGGAGGCCACAAGCCCTCCAGCAACAGAGA GTCATCTAAGCAGAGTACTACAAAAGAAAAGGATTTGTTACCTTCTCCCGCTGGGCCTGTTCCTTCAAAAGATCCAAAAACAGAGCATGGCTCTCGGAAGAGGACTATTAGTCAGTCTTCTTGCTTAAAGTCAAGCAGTAACAGCAACAAGGAGAACAGTGGCAGCAGCAAAAACAGTTCCTCTACGTCCAAGCAGAAGAAGACTGAAGGGAAGAATTCCGGTAGTTCCAAGGAGGTTAAG gAAAAGGCTCCAAATAGCTCCTCTAACTGTCCTCCATCTGCACCGACTCCCGATTCTTCTAAGCCTCGGAGAACAAAGCTTGCCTTTGATGACAG AAATTATTCAGCCGACCATTATTTACAAGAAGCAAAAAAGCTAAAGCACAATGCGGATGCATTG TCTGATAGGTTTGAGAAAGCTGTATACTATCTTGATGCTGTGGTATCTTTCATTGAATGTGGGAATGCATTAGAGAAAAGTGCTCAGGAATCCAAGTCCCCATTCCTTATGTATTCAGAGACGGTGGACCTCATCAA ATACACTATGAAGCTAAAGAATTACTTGGCACCAGATGCTACAGCTGCAGATAAAAGACTCACAGTACTTTG gaTATGTACCACAATAGGAGCACACCTTTCGGTTTTGCCTAAGGGTTAG
- the AFF4 gene encoding AF4/FMR2 family member 4 isoform X1, with the protein MNREDRNVLRMKERERRNQEIQQGEDAFPPSSPLFAEPYKVTSKEDKLSSRIQSMLGNYDEMKDFIGDRAIPKLVAIPKPTVPPTADEKSNPNFFEQRHGGSHQSSKWTPVGPAPSTSQSQKRSSGLQSGHSSQRTNAGGSSGTNSSSQRHDRDSYSSSGSSSRKKGQHGSEYSKARSSSPGKPQAVSSLSSSHSRSHGNDHHSKEHQRSKSPRDPDANWDSPSRVPFSSAQHSSQSFPPSLMSKSSSMLQKPTAYVRPMDGQESMEPKLSSEHYSSQSHGNSMTELKPSSKAHLTKLKIPSQPLDASASGDVSCVDEILKEMTHSWPPPLTAIHTPCKTEPSKFPFPTKESQQSSFGPGEQKRYNPSKTSNGHQSKSMLKDDLKLSSSEDSDGEQDCDKTMPRSTPGSNSEPSHHNSEGADNSRDDSSSHSGSESSSGSDSESESSSSDSEANEPSQSASPEPEPPPTNKWQLDNWLNKVNPHKVSPASSVDSNIPSSQGYKKEGREQGTGNSYTDPGGPKETSSTTPGRDSKTIQKGSESGRGRQKSPAQSDSTTQRRTVGKKQPKKAEKAAADEPRGGLKIESETPVDIAASMPSSRHKAATKGSRKPNIKKESKSSPRPTAEKKKYKSTSKSSQKSREIIETDTSSSDSDESESLPPSSQTPKYPESNRTPVKPSSVEEEDSFFRQRMFSPMEEKELLSPLSEPEDRYPLIVKIDLNLLTRIPGKPYKETEPPKGEKKNVPEKHTREAQKQASEKVSNKGKRKHKSEDDSRASESKKPKTEDKNSGGHKPSSNRESSKQSTTKEKDLLPSPAGPVPSKDPKTEHGSRKRTISQSSCLKSSSNSNKENSGSSKNSSSTSKQKKTEGKNSGSSKEVKEKAPNSSSNCPPSAPTPDSSKPRRTKLAFDDRNYSADHYLQEAKKLKHNADALSDRFEKAVYYLDAVVSFIECGNALEKSAQESKSPFLMYSETVDLIKYTMKLKNYLAPDATAADKRLTVLCLRCQSLLYLRLFKLKKENALKYSKTLTEHLKNSYNNSQAPSPGLGSKAVGMPSPVSPKLSPGNSGNHSSGASSAPASGSSVTIPQRIHQMAAHYVQVTSNFLYATEIWDQAEQLSKEQKEFFAELDKVMGPLIFNASIMTDLVRYTRQGLHWLRQDAKLVS; encoded by the exons ATGAACCGTGAAGACCGGAATGTGCTGCGTATGAAAGAACGGGAAAGGCGGAATCAGGAAATTCAGCAGGGCGAAGACGCCTTCCCCCCCAGCTCTCCTCTCTTTGCTGAGCCGTACAAAGTT ACTAGCAAAGAAGATAAGTTATCAAGTCGTATTCAGAGTATGCTTGGAAACTACGATGAAATGAAGGATTTCATAGGAGACAGAGCTATACCAAAGCTTGTTGCAATTCCCAAGCCTACAGTACCACCGACGGCAGATGAAAAATCTAACCCAAATTTCTTTGAACAGAGACATGGAGGCTCTCATCAGAGTAGCAAATGGACTCCGGTAGGACCTGCACCCAGTACTTCTCAGTCTCAGAAACGGTCCTCAGGCTTACAGAGTGGACATAGTAGCCAGCGGACCAATGCAGGTGGCAGTAGTGGCACCAACAGTAGTAGCCAGAGGCATGACCGTGACTCATATAGCAGTAGTGGGAGTAGTAGCCGGAAAAAAGGCCAGCATGGATCAGAATACTCCAAAGCACGCTCTTCCAGCCCTGGAAAACCCCAGGCTGTTTCTTCACTAAGCTCCAGTCATTCCAGGTCTCATGGGAATGATCACCATAGCAAGGAACATCAACGTTCCAAATCTCCTCGGGACCCTGATGCAAACTGGGATTCTCCTTCCCGTGTACCTTTTTCAAGTGCGCAGCACTCAAGTCAGTCCTTTCCACCTTCGTTGATGTCCAAGTCCAGTTCAATGTTACAGAAGCCCACTGCCTACGTGCGGCCCATGGATGGGCAGGAGTCCATGGAACCCAAGCTGTCCTCTGAGCACTACAGCAGCCAGTCCCACGGCAACAGCATGACTGAGCTGAAGCCCAGCAGCAAGGCACATCTCACCAAGCTGAAAATACCTTCCCAACCACTGGAC GCGTCAGCTTCTGGTGATGTGAGCTGTGTGGATGAAATTCtaaaa GAGATGACGCATTCATGGCCTCCCCCTCTAACGGCTATTCATACACCATGCAAAACAGAAccttccaaatttccttttccaaCTAag gaaTCCCAGCAATCCAGTTTTGGCCCTGGAGAACAAA AAAGATACAATCCTTCTAAAACTTCAAATGGACACCAGTCTAAATC TATGTTAAAAGATGACTTAAAACTAAGCAGCAGTGAAGACAGTGATGGAGAGCAG GATTGTGATAAGACAATGCCAAGGAGTACACCAGGAAG tAACTCTGAACCTTCACACCATAATAGTGAAGGAGCAGATAACTCCAGGGATGATTCTAGTAGCCACAGTGGATCTGAAAGCAGCTCTGGATCCGACTCGGAGAGCGAAAGCAGTTCCAGTGACAGTGAGGCGAATGAGCCGTCCCAGAGCGCGTCTCCTGAG cCTGAACCACCACCAACAAACAAATGGCAACTTGATAATTGGTTGAATAAAGTGAACCCACACAAAGTGTCGCCAGCTTCTTCAGTGGACAGTAACATCCCATCATCTCAAGGCTACAAAAAGGAAGGCCGAGAGCAGGGTACTGGGAACAGCTACACTGATCCAGGTGGACCTAAAGAAACGAGTTCTACTACTCCCGGACGAGACTCCAAAACCATCCAAAAGGGATCAGAAAGTGGGCGCGGGAGGCAGAAATCTCCTGCGCAGAGTGACAGCACAACACAGAGGAGAACTGTCGgcaaaaaacaacccaaaaaggCTGAGAAGGCAGCTGCCGATGAGCCTCGCGGAGGCCTGAAGATAGAAAGCGAGACCCCCGTAGACATAGCGGCCAGCATGCCGTCCAGCAGACACAAAGCAGCCACCAAAGGCTCAAGGAAACCCAACATAAAGAAGGAGTCTAAGTCTTCCCCTCGACCtacagcagagaaaaagaaatacaagtcaACGAGTAAATCATCCCAGAAATCAAGGGAAATCATAGAAACGGATACCTCATCCTCAGATTCGGATGAAAGCGAgagccttcctccttcctcacaAACTCCTAAGTACCCTGAGAGCAATAGGACTCCTGTGAAACCCTCCTCAGTGGAGGAAGAAGATAGCTTTTTCCGGCAACGAATGTTCTCTCCTATGGAAGAGAAGGAACTTCTTTCGCCCCTCAGTGAGCCTGAAGACAGGTACCCACTTATTGTGAAGATTGACCTAAATCTCTTGACTAGAATACCAGGAAAGCCTTACAAAGAAACAGAGCCACCCAAGGGGGAGAAGAAAAATGTGCCAGAAAAGCACACCAGAGAAGCTCAGAAACAAGCCTCAGAAAAAGTTTCCAACAAAGGCAAGAGGAAGCATAAG AGTGAAGATGACAGCCGAGCCAGTGAGAGCAAGAAACCCAAAACGGAGGACAAGAATTCAGGAGGCCACAAGCCCTCCAGCAACAGAGA GTCATCTAAGCAGAGTACTACAAAAGAAAAGGATTTGTTACCTTCTCCCGCTGGGCCTGTTCCTTCAAAAGATCCAAAAACAGAGCATGGCTCTCGGAAGAGGACTATTAGTCAGTCTTCTTGCTTAAAGTCAAGCAGTAACAGCAACAAGGAGAACAGTGGCAGCAGCAAAAACAGTTCCTCTACGTCCAAGCAGAAGAAGACTGAAGGGAAGAATTCCGGTAGTTCCAAGGAGGTTAAG gAAAAGGCTCCAAATAGCTCCTCTAACTGTCCTCCATCTGCACCGACTCCCGATTCTTCTAAGCCTCGGAGAACAAAGCTTGCCTTTGATGACAG AAATTATTCAGCCGACCATTATTTACAAGAAGCAAAAAAGCTAAAGCACAATGCGGATGCATTG TCTGATAGGTTTGAGAAAGCTGTATACTATCTTGATGCTGTGGTATCTTTCATTGAATGTGGGAATGCATTAGAGAAAAGTGCTCAGGAATCCAAGTCCCCATTCCTTATGTATTCAGAGACGGTGGACCTCATCAA ATACACTATGAAGCTAAAGAATTACTTGGCACCAGATGCTACAGCTGCAGATAAAAGACTCACAGTACTTTG CCTGCGATGCCAGTCTCTGCTGTACCTGAGGCTATTCAAACTGAAGAAGGAAAATGCTCTGAAGTACTCAAAGACGCTGACAGAGCACCTGAAG aATTCTTATAATAATTCTCAAGCACCATCACCTGGCTTGGGAAG